One genomic window of Mus pahari chromosome 23, PAHARI_EIJ_v1.1, whole genome shotgun sequence includes the following:
- the Rasl11a gene encoding ras-like protein family member 11A: protein MRPLTMSGHFLLAPIPESSSDYLLPKDIKLAVLGAGCVGKSAMIVRFLTKRFIGDYEPNTGKLYSRLVYVEGDQLSLQIQDTPGGIQAQDSLSQMVDSLTKCVHWAEGFLLVYSITDSESYQSIRPLYQHIRKVHPDGKAPVFIVGNKGDLLHARQVQTHEGLQLANELGSLFLEISTSENYEDVCDVFQHLCKEVIKVHRLGGERRRASIIPRPRSPNMQDLKRRFRQALSSKAKAPSALG, encoded by the exons ATGCGGCCGCTCACCATGTCTGGGCACTTTCTGCTGGCGCCCATCCCGGAGTCCTCCTCCGACTACCTCCTGCCCAAGGACATCAAGCTGGCCGTGCTGGGCGCGGGTTGTGTGGGCAAGAGCG CAATGATTGTGCGCTTCTTGACCAAGAGATTCATAGGCGACTACGAACCCAACACAG GCAAACTGTATTCGAGACTCGTCTATGTGGAGGGGGACCAGTTATCCCTACAGATCCAGGACACCCCGGGAGGCATTCAG GCGCAGGACAGCCTCAGTCAAATGGTGGATTCTCTGACCAAATGTGTGCACTGGGCAGAGGGCTTTCTGCTGGTTTATTCCATAACAGACTCTGAGAGCTACCAATCCATCCGGCCCCTTTACCAGCACATCCGGAAGGTCCACCCTGATGGAAAAGCCCCCGTCTTCATCGTGGGAAACAAAGGAGACCTTTTGCATGCCCGGCAGGTGCAGACGCACGAAGGTCTTCAGCTAGCTAATGAGCTGGGCAGTCTCTTCCTTGAAATTTCTACTAGTGAGAACTACGAAGACGTCTGTGATGTGTTCCAGCATCTCTGCAAAGAAGTGATCAAGGTGCACAGACTCGGCGGGGAGCGGAGGAGGGCTTCCATCATTCCCCGGCCTCGATCCCCCAACATGCAGGACCTGAAGAGGCGCTTCAGGCAGGCTCTGTCCTCCAAAGCAAAAGCGCCCTCTGCCCTGGGGTGA